In Sideroxyarcus emersonii, one DNA window encodes the following:
- a CDS encoding site-specific integrase — protein MAKRIEKGIYQEGPYSFRVRMMVQGHKLDKTLDSLSEARIYRDSHKLSQSLDVHETAILKARIQKQSIKSFTVDDALDRYLKEITPAKKGASTEEFRIGKARRTALSKKPFHGVTPDDALAFLDEIGGSENNQRKYASLISHLYRVAIRKWRLPVTNPVSGQIDLPSNGKPRERRLHEGEYEALMKTLMGESKAFVIIAIETAMRRSEIFGLRWENINKKACSAILRDTKNGESRTTLFSSVAMRALEGLGWKKKGEVWSITESQLRRDWEAARADIGAADLHFHDLRHEGTSRLFEKGLNVFEVQSITGHKTLSELRKYTHLNPTDIAKKLG, from the coding sequence ATGGCAAAACGAATTGAAAAAGGAATTTATCAAGAAGGCCCCTACTCGTTTCGAGTGCGGATGATGGTGCAGGGGCACAAGCTTGATAAGACGCTCGACAGTCTATCAGAGGCACGCATCTATCGCGATTCTCACAAGTTGTCGCAATCTTTAGATGTGCATGAGACCGCCATTCTCAAAGCGCGCATCCAAAAACAATCGATCAAGTCCTTTACGGTGGATGACGCTCTTGATCGTTACTTGAAAGAAATCACCCCTGCCAAAAAAGGCGCATCGACAGAAGAATTCAGGATTGGCAAAGCGAGACGAACCGCGCTTTCCAAGAAACCGTTCCACGGAGTAACGCCCGATGACGCGCTCGCATTCCTGGATGAGATAGGCGGCAGCGAAAACAATCAAAGAAAATACGCCAGCCTGATTTCCCACCTGTACCGCGTTGCGATTCGAAAATGGCGGTTGCCGGTCACCAACCCGGTATCCGGCCAGATTGACTTGCCATCGAACGGCAAGCCACGCGAGAGAAGACTCCACGAAGGCGAATACGAGGCTTTGATGAAGACATTGATGGGTGAGTCTAAGGCGTTCGTCATCATCGCCATAGAGACCGCCATGAGGCGCAGCGAGATATTCGGACTGCGCTGGGAGAACATCAACAAGAAAGCTTGTTCGGCGATCCTGCGCGACACCAAGAACGGCGAGTCTCGCACTACCCTATTCTCATCCGTTGCGATGCGGGCTCTTGAAGGGCTTGGCTGGAAGAAGAAGGGGGAAGTCTGGTCGATCACCGAGTCCCAGCTGCGCCGGGATTGGGAAGCTGCTCGCGCAGACATTGGGGCCGCCGACCTGCATTTTCACGATCTGCGCCATGAGGGCACGTCCAGGCTCTTCGAGAAGGGCTTGAACGTGTTTGAAGTCCAGTCCATCACCGGTCACAAAACGCTGTCTGAATTGCGGAAGTACACCCACCTCAACCCGACTGACATCGCAAAGAAGCTGGGGTAA